Proteins from a single region of Anastrepha ludens isolate Willacy chromosome 5, idAnaLude1.1, whole genome shotgun sequence:
- the LOC128863926 gene encoding cytochrome b5-related protein, which translates to MVIETWKESGIATKFPTYRNDKLITTKSWLLGKQLDDEAEGLWRIYDGIYDFTDFINKHPGGQFWLIESKGTDITEAFEAHHIAAGPHKMLDKYKVRDAKNPRIYTLTMHEDGFYKTLRGRVREKLKTIDKTPKAKSDLIHTSLLVSIFIFAILSARLKSLLFLALAGTALCWTTIVAHNYFHRRDNWRMYTFNLSMFNFCSWRISHALSHHIYPNSFLDLELSMFEPFVCWVPNPYLKSKLMRYLSIATEPITYCIAFPLQLTTRIIYSLRQNNILYWHDILPLSIPLAIFLLSDLSLLLSLRQWLFITMIASFAFCVIGLNAAHHDPEIYHEGDANREDRDWGLFQVDTIIDRGDLKHSQFLVLTHFGDHILHHLFPTLDHGILPQLYPILYETLEEFKGKLRECNHLEHILGQHKQLLRTKPNTKPPGSHN; encoded by the exons CTGGCTCTTGGGCAAACAACTGGACGATGAAGCTGAGGGCTTATGGCGAATTTATGATGGCATCTACGACTTCACGGATTTCATAAACAAACATCCAGGTGGCCAGTTTTGGCTAATCGAATCGAAG GGCACCGATATCACCGAAGCATTTGAGGCACATCACATCGCCGCAGGACCACATAAAATGCTCGACAAATACAAAGTTCGTGATGCTAAAAACCCGCGCATTTACACGCTCACCATGCACGAAGATGGCTTCTATAAGACGTTGCGTGGACGAGTGCGCGAGAAGCTGAAAACTATTGATAAAACACCGAAAGCGAAGAGTGAT CTCATTCACACCTCTTTGTTGGTGTCCATCTTTATTTTCGCCATTCTTAGCGCCCGTTTAAAGAGTTTGCTCTTCCTTGCGCTAGCTGGCACCGCACTCTGCTGGACCACCATTGTGGCGCATAACTACTTTCACAGGCGTGACAATTGGCGTATGTACACCTTCAATCTGAGTATGTTCAACTTCTGCTCATGGCGTATATCACATGCGCTGTCGCATCACATATATCCGAATTCGTTTCTCGACTTGGAGTTGTCCATGTTTGAGCCGTTCGTTTGTTGGGTACCCAATCCGTATCTGAAGAGCAAACTCATGCGTTATCTCTCAATAGCCACAGAGCCAATAACTTACTGTATTGCTTTTCCGCTGCAGTTGACGACGAG AATCATTTACTCGCTGCGTCAAAACAATATCTTGTACTGGCACGACATTCTGCCACTCAGCATACCGCTTGCCATTTTCCTCCTCTCTGATCTTTCGCTACTTTTATCACTGCGCCAATGGCTATTCATCACTATGATTGCAAGTTTTGCCTTCTGTGTGATTGGCTTGAATGCTGCGCATCATGATCCAGAGATCTATCATGAAGGCGATGCTAATCGAGAGGATCGTGATTGGGGACTCTTCCAAGTGGATACGATTATTGATCGTGGCGATTTGAAACATTCACAGTTCTTGGTGCTAACTCATTTCGGCGATCATATTTTGCATCATTTGTTCCCCACTCTGGATCACGGCATCCTGCCCCAACTCTACCCGATACTCTATGAGACTTTGGAAGAATTTAAGGGAAAACTGCGTGAATGCAATCATTTGGAACACATACTGGGCCAGCATAAGCAATTGTTGCGCACCAAACCGAATACGAAACCACCAGGTtctcataattaa